The sequence TCCGACAGCGGTGACTGCAAGCGCAGCACCAAGGCCTACCCCTACCTCTGGGCCGCGGCGAACTCACCGTCGTCGTTCACCTTCGTCGCCTGTTCCGGCGCCACCTCGAGCACCGTGGCGAGTGGTCAGCTCGGGGCGCTCAGCTCGTCCACCTCGCTGGTCAGCGTCACCGCGGGCGGCAATGACGTCGGGTTCGCCGATGTCATGCAGGACTGTGTGCTGTCCGGCGAGTCCGCGTGCATCTCCGCCGTGGACGCGGCCGTCGGAAGGATGAACAACACCCTGCCGTCGGGGCTGAGTTCGCTGTACGCCTCCATCCACTCCAAGGCCCCGCAGGCCCATGTCGTGGTCCTGGGCTACCCCCGCTTCTACAAGATCGGCGGCAGCTGCGTCGTCGGCCTGTCCGACAAGGCGCGTACGGCCATCAACAACGCGTCCGACGTGCTGAACGGGGTCATCGCCAAGCAGGCGGCGAACGCCGGGTTCACCTTCTCCGGGGTCGCCGACGAGTTCACCGGGCACGAGATCTGCTCCGGTGATCCGTGGCTGCACAGCGTCTCGATCCCCGTCTCCAACTCGTACCACCCGAAGCCGGAGGGCCAGTCGGGCGGGTACCTGCCCGCGTTCCGCTCGGCGGCGTAACGAGCAAGCGCAACGGATGAGGGGCCGTACCACCCCGGCGCGAGGCCGGGGCGGTGCGGCCCCTCCGTCATGCTGACGGGCGGGTCGCCTTGAGCGAGTACATCAACGGGATACGAGGCCGGTCCGGCGGGTAGCGGAAGAAGTCGTCCGCTCCGCGTTTCAGGACCGGGAAACGCGCGAAGAGCGAGACGTCGTGCTCGTGCAGGAACTCGATCCGCAGACCCGCGGCGGCCAGCGCGGACACCACGCTGCCCACCGGGTGCTGCCACTCGACGCTGCGGTTGTGGATGGTCGGCGCGTCGAAGTCCGCGTACGTACCCGGCGTCTCGTCCACCCATGCCTCGCGGCTGAAGTAGTCGTGCACGATCCGCGAACCCGTCTCGTCGTCGAGGCAGTCCGTGAGCGGATGGAACTCCGCGAGGTACAGGAAGCCGCCCGGCGCCACCAACGAGGCGGCCGTCTCGGCCCAGCGGCCGATGTCGGGCAGCCAGTTCAGCGCACCGACGCCCGTGTAGACGATGTCGTACGAGGAGTCCGGTACGGCCTGGGCCGCGTCGTACACGTCGGCGGCGACGAAGGCCGCGCGGTCGGGGCCGAGACCCAGGTCCTCGGCGAGCGTGCGGGCGGTCTCGACGGCCGGTTCGGAGAAGTCGAGGCCCACGACCTGAGCGGCACCGTGCCGCGCCCAGGAGAGCGTGTCGAGTCCGATATGGCACTGCAGGTGCAGCAGCGACCGGCCGGTCACGTCGCCGACCTCGGCCAGCTCGAAGGGCCGCAGGGCGTCCTTCCCGGCACGGAAGGCGTCGAGGTCGTAGAAGTCACTGCCGGCGTGGATGGGCACACGCTCATCCCACATCCTGCGGTTGGCTTCGCGCCAGTCGGCCGGTATCGGAGCGGTGGACATGTCCGCGAGGTTATCCACAGGCTGCGGACGAAGCGAACGGATTGTCGGCCGCCCGGCGCAGAATGGGGTCATGACTGAGGCCACTGGTTCGTCGACGACCGCATCCGTCCCCCTGTGGGAGCAGCGTTTCCGGGCTCCCAGGGTGTCGCTGCCCGACTGGGCGGAGGACGCGCCTGACCGCGCGTTGTTCGTCTCCAACGCGACCGGCACCTACGAGCTGTACACCTGGGACCGGGCGACCGGTGAGCAGCGCCAGGTGACCGACCGGCCGAACGGGACGACGGACGGCGTGCTGACTCCGGACGGCGAGGCCGTGTGGTGGTTCAACGACACCGACGGGGACGAGTTCGGGGTGTGGATGCGCCGGCCGTTCCACGGCGGTGCGGACGTGGAGGCCGAGCCGGCGGCGCCCGGCCTCGAAGCGTCCTACCCGGCCGGGCTGGCGATCGGCCGGGACAACACGGCGGTGATCGGCCGTTCGACGGACGAGGACGGCACGACGGTCCACGTCGTACGGCCGGGCGCGGCCCCCGTGGAGATCTACCGGCACCGCGAGTCGGCCGGGGTCGGCGACCTGTCGCACGACGGGACGCTGATCGCCCTGGAGCACACCGAGCACGGGGACGCGATGCACTCCGCGCTGCGCGTGGTGCGGCCGGACGGGACGACGGTCGCGGAGCTGGACGACACCGAGGGCGGTACGAAGGAGCTGGGCCTCGCGGTCCTCGGCTTCGCGCCGGTCGACGGGGACACCCGGCTGCTGGTCGGCCACCAGAGGCGCGGGCGCTGGGAGCCGATGATCTGGGACCCGGTGGCGGGCACGGAGACGGACCTGGCCATCGATCTGCCGGGCGATGTGGGTGCCGAGTGGTATCCGGACGGCTCCGCGCTGCTCGTCGAGCACGGCTTCGAGGCCCGCAGCGAGCTGTGGCGGTACGAGCCCGCCGCGGCCGACGGCAGCCTGGTGCGGGTGGAGACGCCCACCGGCACGGTCTCGGGTGCCACGGCCCGGCCGGACGGGACGGTGGAATACCTGTGGTCGTCGGCGGCCGAGCCGCCCGTCGTCCGCTCCACGACCGGTGCGGTGGTGCTCGACCCGCCGGGGGACAGGGCTCCGGCGTCGGTGCCGGTCGAGGACGTGTGGGTGGACGGGCCGGGCGGCCGGATCCACGCGCTCGTGCAGCGTCCGGCGGCCCCCGCCGAGGGGCCCTTCCCGACGGTCTTCGAGATCCACGGCGGCCCCACCTGGCACGACAGCGACGCCTTCGCGGCCGGCCCCGCCGCCTGGGTGGACCACGGCTACGCGGTCGTCCGGGTCAACTACCGCGGCTCGACCGGATACGGGCGGGCCTGGACGGACGCGCTCAAGCACCGGGTCGGGCTGATCGAGCTGGAGGACATCGCGGCGGTGCGGGAGTGGGCGGTGAAGTCCGGTCTCGCGGACCCGGCGAAGCTGGTCCTGGCCGGCGGCTCCTGGGGCGGATACCTCACCCTGCTCGGCCTCGGTACGCAGCCCGGCGACTGGGCCCTCGGCCTGGCGGCGGTCCCCGTCGCGGACTACGTCACGGCGTACCACGACGAGATGGAGGCCCTGAAGGCGATGGACCGCACGCTGCTGGGCGGGACGCCGGAGGAGGTGCCCGAGCGGTTCGAGGCGTCCTCGCCCCTGACGTACGTCGAGGCCGTGCGGGCCCCCGTCTACATCTCGGCCGGCGTCAACGACCCGCGCTGCCCGATCCGCCAGGTCGAGAACTACGTGGACCGGCTGAAGGACCGTGACGCCGTCCACGAGGTCTACCGGTACGACGCGGGGCACGGCTCGCTCGTCGTGGAGGAGCGCATCAAGCAGGTCCGGCTGGAGCTCGACTTCGCCCGGCGGCACCTGGCGGGGGTCTCGCCCGCGGGTCCCGGGGACCCGGTCGCTCCGGGTGAGGAGGTACCGGTGGGCGGCGCGTAGGAGGCGGATAAAGAGCGGCTTTCCGGGTGCCCCCGCTCCGTCCGGCCGGAGCGGGGACCGTACCGTGGAGGGGTGTACCGGTTCCTGCTGACCCCGCGATGGTGGGGGATCAACCTCTTCGTCGTGCTGGCCATCCCGTTCTGCGTGTTCATGGGCACTTGGCAGCTCGGCCGCTTCGAGGACCGCGTGCACACGCACGAGGCCGCCGAGAAGCAGCCCGCTCCGGGCACCCGGGCCGCCAGGCCGCTCGACGAGCTGCTGCCCGTCGACACGGAGACCTCCGGCCGGCCCGCCACCGCGACCGGCAGGTACGCGGACCGCTTCCTGGTGCCCGGCCGCGAGCTGGACGACCGGAAGGGCTTCTACGTCCTGGACATGCTGCGGACCGACAGCGGCAAGGCCCTGCCGGTGGTACGCGGCTGGCTGCCCGGGAAGCCGGGGCAGACGACGGTGCCGCACGCACCGTCCGGCCGGGTCACGGTGACCGGCGACCTCCAGGCGTCGGAGAACGCGGGCACCGCCGGGGTCGGCGCGACGGGCGGGCTGCCGGACGGCCAGGTGGGCATGATCAGCGCCGCGTCACTCGTCAACCTCGTGCCGTACGACGTGTACGACGCCTGGGTGACGCTTCCGAAGGGCGGCGCGGGCGGCTCCGAGAAGACCGCGGGCGCCACGGGCACCCCGGCGGACACGACCGGTGGTGCCGCCCGGTCCGGGGCTACCGCGCTGCGTCCGGTTCCGGCAACCGCGCCGGAGGGCGGGGGGCTCGACCTCAAGGCCTTCCAGAACCTCGGCTACACGGGTGAGTGGTTCGTCTTCGCCGCGTTCGTGGTCTTCATGTGGTTCCGGCTGCTGCGCCGGGAGGCGGAGGCCGCACGGGACGTGCAGCTGGGGCTGGTCCCCGAGGCGGAGACGCCGGGGGCCGAGGCTGCGGCGCCGGGCGAGGCGGAGGCCCGTTCCGGGGCGTGAACGGCCGGCAGGCGGCCCGCCCGGCCCCCTTCCGCTCCTGCGCCCCTCCTCCTACGAGCGCACCCACGACCGCCCTACGACGAGGGTTCCAGGACTCCCGTCCGGTAGATCGTGCCCGCGCAGGCGTTGTCGATCTTGGTCGCGGCGACCGGCGCACCCGGCTCCGGGGTGTGCTGC is a genomic window of Streptomyces sp. NBC_00708 containing:
- a CDS encoding SGNH/GDSL hydrolase family protein yields the protein MSVRRFWASASTLLLAAAAALGLAQPASASSSAAAGGYVALGDSYSSGVGAGSYLSDSGDCKRSTKAYPYLWAAANSPSSFTFVACSGATSSTVASGQLGALSSSTSLVSVTAGGNDVGFADVMQDCVLSGESACISAVDAAVGRMNNTLPSGLSSLYASIHSKAPQAHVVVLGYPRFYKIGGSCVVGLSDKARTAINNASDVLNGVIAKQAANAGFTFSGVADEFTGHEICSGDPWLHSVSIPVSNSYHPKPEGQSGGYLPAFRSAA
- a CDS encoding methyltransferase domain-containing protein is translated as MSTAPIPADWREANRRMWDERVPIHAGSDFYDLDAFRAGKDALRPFELAEVGDVTGRSLLHLQCHIGLDTLSWARHGAAQVVGLDFSEPAVETARTLAEDLGLGPDRAAFVAADVYDAAQAVPDSSYDIVYTGVGALNWLPDIGRWAETAASLVAPGGFLYLAEFHPLTDCLDDETGSRIVHDYFSREAWVDETPGTYADFDAPTIHNRSVEWQHPVGSVVSALAAAGLRIEFLHEHDVSLFARFPVLKRGADDFFRYPPDRPRIPLMYSLKATRPSA
- a CDS encoding prolyl oligopeptidase family serine peptidase, translated to MTEATGSSTTASVPLWEQRFRAPRVSLPDWAEDAPDRALFVSNATGTYELYTWDRATGEQRQVTDRPNGTTDGVLTPDGEAVWWFNDTDGDEFGVWMRRPFHGGADVEAEPAAPGLEASYPAGLAIGRDNTAVIGRSTDEDGTTVHVVRPGAAPVEIYRHRESAGVGDLSHDGTLIALEHTEHGDAMHSALRVVRPDGTTVAELDDTEGGTKELGLAVLGFAPVDGDTRLLVGHQRRGRWEPMIWDPVAGTETDLAIDLPGDVGAEWYPDGSALLVEHGFEARSELWRYEPAAADGSLVRVETPTGTVSGATARPDGTVEYLWSSAAEPPVVRSTTGAVVLDPPGDRAPASVPVEDVWVDGPGGRIHALVQRPAAPAEGPFPTVFEIHGGPTWHDSDAFAAGPAAWVDHGYAVVRVNYRGSTGYGRAWTDALKHRVGLIELEDIAAVREWAVKSGLADPAKLVLAGGSWGGYLTLLGLGTQPGDWALGLAAVPVADYVTAYHDEMEALKAMDRTLLGGTPEEVPERFEASSPLTYVEAVRAPVYISAGVNDPRCPIRQVENYVDRLKDRDAVHEVYRYDAGHGSLVVEERIKQVRLELDFARRHLAGVSPAGPGDPVAPGEEVPVGGA
- a CDS encoding SURF1 family protein, with protein sequence MYRFLLTPRWWGINLFVVLAIPFCVFMGTWQLGRFEDRVHTHEAAEKQPAPGTRAARPLDELLPVDTETSGRPATATGRYADRFLVPGRELDDRKGFYVLDMLRTDSGKALPVVRGWLPGKPGQTTVPHAPSGRVTVTGDLQASENAGTAGVGATGGLPDGQVGMISAASLVNLVPYDVYDAWVTLPKGGAGGSEKTAGATGTPADTTGGAARSGATALRPVPATAPEGGGLDLKAFQNLGYTGEWFVFAAFVVFMWFRLLRREAEAARDVQLGLVPEAETPGAEAAAPGEAEARSGA